The sequence GCAAGGGACTTGTTCAGTTGACCACAATAATGGCTACGCATATTGAATTTCCCGACTATTTTCTAATGACTATATAAGGTTCTGTCGAGAGACTAAGATCTCGACGCAATTAACCGATATTTATACTCGGAAATAGCCGTAAAATCGATACTCAATGCACTTTTTTATTCAGTTAATGACGGCTTTGCTCTGTTTTTAAGCAAGATAAGCGTTTTTAAGGAACATCAGCAGAAACAATACGCGCAAAGTCATAACAGTGAAGGTCACTGATCTCGGCTAATGACAGTTGCCCTACTTTTCTCTAAACTTACCGCTGTTATGAATTACTCAGCAAGATCCCATGAGCACAGATAAGATTTTTTCCGCTCCAATTGAAAAAATTGGCGACTTTACTTTCGATGAACGCGTAGCAGAAGTGTTCCCAGATATGATTCAACGTTCTGTACCTGGGTACAGCAATATCATCTCTGCCATTGGCATGCTGGCTGAACGTTTTGCCACTGAAGGCTCCAATTTATACGATCTTGGGTGCTCGTTGGGCGCGGCAACACTGTCGATGCGCCGCAACATTACCGCTGATAACTGCCACATTATTGCTGTTGATAATTCATCAGCGATGGTGGAGCGATGCAAATTGCACATCAATGCCTATAAAGCGAAAACGCCGGTCGATATTCGTGAAGCCGATATTCGCGAAATAGAAATACGCGACGCCTCTGTGGTGGTGCTTAACTTCACTTTGCAGTTTCTCTCGCCTGACGATCGTCAAAAACTACTAGAGAAAATCTATCAAGGCTTGTTACCCGGCGGTATTTTGATTCTGTCGGAAAAATTCATCTTTGAAGACCAGACTTCACACGAATTGCTTATCGACCTTCATCACGACTTTAAACGTGCCAATGGTTATAGCGAGTTGGAAATCAGCCAAAAACGCAGTGCCATTGAACATGTGATGTTGCCCGATAAAATCGACACTCATAAAAAACGTTTTGCTGATATTGGCTTTAGTAGCAGTGAAGTGTGGTTCCAGTGCTTTAACTTTGGTTCTATGTTCGCTATTAAGTAATTTGAGCCAAACGCTCTAACTCAAACTTTTTATCGCAGGTTAACTCTTATGATGGGCTCACCTGCTTTATTTTTGCCCTTAATATTTCAACCCTTAATATTTCTAGACTTGATTTAGCTCCCTCTATTTTCGTATTACCCTTTCCTGAAAAGCGCCTCCAGTTTGATACTCAATGCATGCAAACTTGATACCTATCACTCTATCTGAAATCAGATTAATACGAGAATTGAATTCAACTATGCAAAGAAACACACATGCAAATATCAAAGTTTTATTGCGTTTTGCAACTGCATAATGCGAAACACATTTGTTTTTTTACTATTCGCTTTATATAACAAAGGGTTGGCATACACATTTCAAAGTTGGCACGCATAATGCATTAGGAGACTGATCCTTTTAAGCCAAGGATCACCTAGCCAACTGACGTTGTTAGTGAACGTTGTACTTGTTCACAAGAATACAAGCCGATCGCACGTTTTTTCGTGGTCGGCTTTTTTTTCGTCATGCGCTTTAATTCCACCTTTACGCCATCATTCCTAAACGCCCTTGAGAAGACACCCACTGCTTCGGTGACTGTCCATACAAACGTTTAAATTCACGGCTGAACTGGGATGAACTGACATAGCCAACACTCATTGCCGCTTCATTAACATTCATTCCTGTTGCGATATTCATTGCCGCGTTATTTAAACGCATCGATTTCATAAATTGGATGGGTGACAGTGAGGTTGCTTGCTTAAACTTTCGATGAAACACCGCGCGACTCATTCCTACTTTAGAGGCTAGCTCATCAATGGTTACGCTTTGATCAAGGCGATGTGATAAATATTCGATAGAACGAGCGATTTCATTGCCTACGCCAAAAGAGCGCCTTACTGAAGCGCCCGCTTCGCCTTTTAATACCGCATAATACAACTCACGCAAGCGGCTTTCTCCCAATATTGCACTGTCTACTGAGTTGTCTCCCAGTTGCAATAAGCGCAATAGCGCATCGCAAAATGCATCATCCCACGTGGCAAAAGAGAGTCCTTTAGGTAATTCGGCTCCCCTTGGCGCTTTAACAGAACCTGCCACGTTTTCCATCTCCAGTGCCAGCTCAGTCATTACTTTACTGTCTAAGGTAATCGAGACTCCGAGCAATGGGTTTTCAGGTGACGCATTCGGGGTGCCTGCTTCTACAGGTAACGACATAGTGCAGCACATGTATTTGGCGTTGTCGTAAAGGTGTTTATTGCCATCTAATATTGCTTCTTTAGTGCCACTGACAATAGCAATCACTGTCGGTTCATACACCGCAGGTGCGCACTGAATGGACTCTGACACCTTAAACAGTCGCACGCCGTTTATTCCCGTTTCATGCAAGCCGTCTTCACTAAGTTGCTTTTCTAGTAGCGTTTTTATTTTGTTCTTCGTCATTACTCAACCACCCCAACACCTAACACCTAACACCTAACACCTAAACCGACACAAAAGATACAAATAGGCATATTTTAGAGACTATATCGCCTATTTAACTATCACCGTGAGAGTTATAGTTCTTTTCCAGAAAAGGTTACTACTGCAAACAGCGATTAGCAAATCTTCTTTTACAGACTGTTTGCAAAACGCATAGTGAATATAGCGAATAAGGTTTTTAACAATGACAACAAAACAATTTGGCCCTAAAGGTTGGACTCCAGAACTGATGCACTCTTTAAAGGGTAAAACCTATTTGATCACTGGGGCTAACACTGGCGCAGGGTTTGAAGCTTCACGTATTCTGCTGTCTAAAGGCGCTCAAGTGGTGATGTTGAATCGAAACCCTAGCAAATCTGTTGCGGCGATAGAGGCATTAAAAGCACAGCTCGGCGCAGATGCAAAAGTGAGCTTTATTACCCTAGATCTTTCTAAACTGGATTCGGTGCGCAAAGCCGCAGCGCAAATTCTCGAAAGCGTTCCTCAAATTGATGCGCTTATTTGTAATGGCGCGATCGCGCAAGTGGCGAAGCAAGAATTTACCGCTGATGGCTTTGAAAGCCAGTTAGGTGTCAATCACTATGGTCACTTCTTACTGTGCGGCATGTTGTTTGAGCGCATTGACGCCTCTCACGGAAGAATCGTGGTTGTCGGCAGTGAAGGCTATAAAATGGGCATTCAGAAAATTCAATTTGATGACATGAACTGGGATAACAATTATCACCCGAACAACACCTACTGCCACAGTAAATTGGCGCAAATGATGTTTGGCTATGAACTGCAAAACAGAATCAAGCAGGCAAACAAAAATGTGCAGGTGTATGTTTGTCATCCGGGCGCATCAAAAACTTCGCTCATTAACAACAAAGCAAATGGCATTACCCGCATTGCATTCTCACTAATGGCAATGACGCCGATTGTGCAATCGGCAGAGAAAGGCGCATACCCTGAACTGATGTGCGCGACACAAGATAACTTATCTGAACAAGCCTACTATGGGCCCACTGGATTTAATTATTGGGTGGGTGCGGTTGATCAGCGCCAAATAGAGTCTTTTGTCAAAGACCAAGCGAGTGCACAACGTTTATGGGCACTGTCTGAGCAAGAAACCGGCTTTGAGTTTTCTCTTTAAAAAGGACTCATTTAGTTTGTATACCCAACTTAACTTAACTCAACTTAGCGAATTGATGTGACATTGATCTCACATCAATTCTACGGGTATTAAGATGGGGATAATTTGTTGGCGCGCCTTGTATTACATTTTCAAGCGATTTGCCATAACTGACTCATTTATAAACTTTTAATCTTAGTAAACGCACGTCTCGTTTTTAAAAATCGAGAATGCGGTTATCCACAATAATTGTGGATAAAAAGCGTAAAGACTTGCCTCGTCTGGGATAGCGGAGAGTCAATAAAAAACTTCGTTTTTTTACATGCTCATGACATTAATCATATTTGCACATTGCCAAAGCCAAAACTGGCTAACAAATAAGCGCGCACCCGATAGAGGTAACGTTTTTCACTGTTTGTTGTTGATTCACTCGCATTCCAGTTCTAATGTGTTGAAAGGAATCAAAAAGGAAAGAGCATGAAATTTAATCAATTATTGGTCGATGAACTGAACTTGCTAATGCAATTCAACTTAGATAGTGCGGCTACAGGTATTAAGGTTCGCAGTGATGCTTGTGAAGCTACTCAAGTAGCAATTAAAAGCTTATTTGAAAAAGGCTTATGTACACTCAGTGATGGTGGTTACCTGACTGATCAAGGCGTAGAAATCGCTGAATCGGCAGACAAAATTCTAAGGGCGCTTAGCCACTAATATGGCTCCCGTTCTAATAATAGGCGCAGGTTGGCTTGGTCGTCCTTTAGCCAAGCAGCTTAGCGCTTCTCATCATCAAGTTCATGTCACCAATTCTCAATTAGATACCGTCAAGCAAAGCTTAGCAGAAGGCTTACACGCTCATCATTTATCACTACCGTTAAATGCATCTCATTCGCTCACAGATCTGTTACAACAATTAAATATCGATACCATTATTGGCTGTTTTACGCCCGGATTTCGTCGCACAGCAACGCCAAATTGGGACAGCTACGCACAAAACTGGCAGCAAATCTGTCAAAGCGCCAAACAAGCGAAAATCAATAAGATCATCATGATCAGCTCAACAGCGGTCTATCCTGCCGTGGCTAAGTCTATGCAAGAAAGCGATGCTGATTTTGCGCAATCTATTGTCGATAACCAATTTTCCGAAAAGAGCCGAGCGCTGTTAAAAGCAGAGCAACAAGTGCTTGATAGTGGATTGGATTATGCCGTTATTCGTTGCAGCGGGCTCATTGATCAACATCGCCACCCTTCTCGCTTTGCCACACGTTTACGCTCAGTCAGTCGTCACGCGCCGGCCAACATGTTGCATAAAGACGATGCCATTGGGGTTATCGAATTTACGCTCAATAAGGTCACGAACCGAGTACTGAATGCCTCTACCCCAGACACCTGTGATAAGGCGCAGTTTTATCAAGCCGCTATTGCCGCTCGACAACTGGATATTGCGCTTCCAGAAATCATCGATACGCCTGATAAAAGAATCGACAGTACCCTGTCACAAAAGCTCGGCTATCAATATCGTTATCAGCACACTTTGGATTTACTCTAATCCCCGGCTTCGTTTATCGATTAAATTGGACATAAAAAAACCACCTGTCATGAATCATGGCAGGTGGTTTTTGTCTGGATTAATAAAGAGAAAATCTAGATCACTTCCGCTTCATCAATTTGTTGGCTGTCTAACGATTTTTGACCAAAACCGCGCAGACCTACCACATGTACGTGTTCATGATCTTTAAACACTTTACGCACCAGTTTGTAAGTCGTCCCTTTTTCTGGGCTGATGTTTTCTGGAGCGGCAATCAACAATTGCATGTTTAAGCGATCACACAGCTCAAACAAGGTGGCAATGGATTTGGCATCCAAACGCGCCGCTTCATCCAAGAACAATAAACGACAAGGAACAATGTCTTTGCTACGCAAACGGCGAGACTCTTCTTCCCAGCTTTGTACCACCATTAATAGAATGGATTGACCCGTACCAATAGCTTCACCCGTTGACAGTGCACCAGACTCGGCTTGTAACCAACCTTCTGAACCACGGTTAACTTCCACGCCCATTTCTAGGTAGTTTCGGTAATCCAGTAGCTCTTCACCCAACACTTGCGGCGAACGCTGACCCATATCAATGTGTGGGTTAACGCGTTGGAACAACTTCGCCATCGCTTCTGAGAAGGTCAGTCTTGAATTATCAAACAGTTGTTGATGCGCTTTATCAGGGCTTGCTAGGCTATCTAACAGCACTTGATGGCTTTCGCGAATTTGCACATTCAAACGAACCCCTTTCACCTGACCAAAGTGGATGTTCGACAACCCTTGGTTCAAGATGCGGATGCGGTTTTGCTCACGCTGAATGGTCTTCTTAATGATGCTAGAAACAGACTCTGAGCTGATTGCCAGACGAGTTTCACGTTGATTAAGCTCTTCGGTTAGACGCGCCAGCTCCACTTCCATCTCTTCGATGGCTTCCACCGGATCGTCGGTGCGAATAATATCTTGGCGAATACGCTCACGCAGATATTGATACACTGCAATGTAGAACAGCACCTTACGCTCAGGATACGCAGTATCTTCAGAAGCGCGCAGTGAATCACGTAAATCGTCTTCATTGGCTACTGCAAGGCGCAATGCCCCTAACGATTTATCCGACATGGAGCGCAACTCACCTTCTGAAAGGTAAGCCAACTCACGCTTATGCAAGCGACGCTCTACATCGTGCTCTCGAGCCAGTTTCAATACTGAGCACCAGCCGGCTTTTGCCGTTACTACAAAGGTGCGCAGTTCGTTGTACTCTTTTTGCTGCTTCTTCAGCGCTTTAGTAGCGGTGCGAAGCTCCATCTCAGTCGCGGTTAAGGTTTTCTGCATTTGAGATTGCGCGGTGCGCGAGGTTTCAATGCGCTGATGCAGGTTTTCTTTGCGCGATTGCGCGCGCTCTAAAATACCATCATCTAAGGTAACACCGGCATCGCTAAGCTCTTGGCGGAACTCTTGTACAGTTTCAGACTTCGCTTGATGAGAGCTTTTTAGCGTCGCCAACAATTGGTTATATTGTTGGAACTGCTTTTGCGCCTGTTTTAAGCCTTCTTTGGCGCGCTCTTTCGCCGCTTCTGCGCTTACTAGTTTAAGTTTCAGCTGATCGCTCAGCTCATTACTTTTATCCAGCAATTGCACTGAATCTTGGTAGGCAAAGTGCGCTTTACGTCCTAATACGTTCGACAGCGCAAAGCTCTTGGTTTTGTTTTGTTGTAAAGCCTTATCAAGAGCTTCGTATTCGGCTTGAATCGCATCAAATTGCTCAGGGTCGGCATCAAGGGCATCCACAATAGGCTCAAGCTGTTGCAGGGTTTTGCCACACTTATCAAGGTAGCGCTTACTTTCAGTGAGCGCTTCTAACTTATGCTCAACTTCTTCTAGACGCTCAGCAAGGCTAATGTCTTCAAGGAGATGTAACGATGGCGAAATTTTATCTAATGCCGAGAGCGCTTTTTTCGCTTTGGCTAAAGTGATTTTGTGCTCACTTTCTGATGCTTGCAGTTTTGATAACTGCTCTGTCAACGCACTGCGCTGACTGCGTAATTCGCGAATGCTATCTTCTGGATCGTCTTCAAAGGCCACTTGTGCGTGATTTGCCACAAAGTCATTAAACGCTTGGTACAAACGCTGCGCTTTTTGCGCATCAAATGAGGCTTTTGCGTAATCTTCGATTAATTGGTCGCGCTCTTCACGCAAGGTATCGAGGCGAGATTCACGCGCGGCGCGTCCAAATAATGGCACTTTCGGGAAGCGAGAGAAACGCAGTTGTTTGTCGCTGACTTGAACGCACACTGCGCCTTCAAATTCTTCTACTTCAAATTGGCTATCATCAAAGGCATCAACGTCACCTTCTAAAAGGTAAACATCATCAGGGCAATCATCAAATTCGACCAATCGCTCTTTAATGCCGCTCATGTCAGACACGACAATCGCGTGACGCGCAGGGCCGTACATGGCGCTAAAGTAAGGCGCGTCATCTAAGGTGATGTCATCGTATATTTCAGAAAGAAGCACCCCGCCTAAGCTATCCGCTAACGCTTTCAGACGAGCATCATTTGCCCCGCCCGGTGCGCCTAAGGCTTCGATCTCTTTATCGACTTGAGTGCGACGAATGGCAATCGCATCTTTGCTCGATAACAGGGCTTTCTCTGTTTCTAGCACTTGCTGCATAGACGCCATTACCGATTGAGCATCGATTAGCTCAGCATCGGTTTGCTCGGCAATTTTCATCAAGGTGTCATTGGCTTTAATCCAGCTTGGCGCAATGGATTCAAAACGGGCAATCTCAGAATTGATTTGCTGTTCATTACGACGCATCTCAATTAAGTTATCACGGCCTGACTCAATGTTTTGTTCAGCCGTTTCGATAGCCAGAGCTTGACGCTCGTGCTCAATTTCTAAGTCTGCTTCATCGGCTAACTGCGAGGCAAATTGCTGTTGGTATTCAGTGACCAACGCACACACCGCTTTTTGTTTTGCCAGTGCGCTGCTTAATGCTTGTTTTTGTGACTGCCAATGTGGCAATTGAGACACATCGTTGTTGGCCGATACCGCTTTAGCCAGTGCGCTTTTGGCAAAACTAGCCGCTTGCTGACGAGAGCAAGTGTCATCGAGCTTTTTCACCAACTCAAAGGCATGGTTGAACTGCTCAACGCCCGCTGAATTGATGTCTAATTTGTGTTTTAGCGATAAGATTTGCTGAGTTTGACTTTGTTGCTGCTCGGTAAGTTCGCTGACAATAGCTGGGATCTCGTCCACTGAATCAATGTCTAAACCGCACAGTTCACGCGCCTCAGCAAAGGCTTTTATGGCTTGCTGATATTGCAATGCGCGAGTTTGTTGAACATCCAGCGCTTGCTGATAGTCTGCGAGCTGAGATTTAAGGCTGTCTACCTCTTCTTCGGTTAGGGTGCTTTGCTCTTCGGCGGCAATTAATAGCTCTTGCGCCTCTTCGACCACCATGATTTGTTCTTCAAGGCGTTCACTTAGCTCAACTAAATCATCTTCATAGCGAGCGATTTTTTGTTGTTGCTGCAGTGCATTTTGCACTAGCTGAACATAATCGACCGCAGATTGATGGTCTTGCTCTAGCGCTGAGTACTCTTCGACAACCGCTTCTAATTGCTGCTGCGTTGAGTTAAGCAGTGCATTGTTATCAATGATCTGCTGACGATTGCCAAATAGCTCTGCGCGCATAGCCAGCGTGCTTTCTAATTTCGAGCGGCGCTGATTAGCGTGACGCATGTAGTCGGCGGCAACGTAGTTGGTTGACTCAGTTAACAGGTGCTTAAACAGATCACGATCCGCTTGGGTATTTTTAATCGCTTCCAAGGTAGTGCGGTTTTCACGTAGCGCCGCTTCCATATCCTGAAAGGCTTTTTTCACTCCGCCATTTTGTGGCAATAAGTAATCGCGCAATGAACGAGTAATGGTGCTTGAGATACCGCCGTATAAAGAAGCTTCAATTAAGCGATAAAACTTAGAGCGGTCGCTAGAGTTACGCAGTTTTTTCGGCACTACGCCAAAATCAAACATTTGCGCGTGGTAATCAGTAATAGAATTAAAGGCTTTAAATTGCGCCCCTTCGATTTCCGCCACTCGCTCTTTGACTTCATTGAGCTGACACACTTTGGCTTGCGTATCATTGATGGTTTCAATGAACAGATTTGCCGCTTTAATCGAGCTTGGCAGACCTTGAATTAAGAAAGGCTTAATATCTACTTTCTTATCACGACCGGCGATTTGTTGCAGTTTAACCGCAAATACCAAACGTTGGTTACGTGAGTTGACCACTTCTAGCGCGGCGTAACACACGCCCGGTTGCAACTTACCGTACAAACCTTTATCACGAGAGGCTTGCGAGCTTCCCGCTTCGGTGGTGTTTCTAAAGTGCAGTAGGCTTTGATCGGGAATCAATGTGGTAATAAATGCCGCCATAGTGGTGGATTTACCCGCACCATTACCGCCAGACAATGTAGTAACAAGACCATCGATATCAAAGGTACGTGCAAAAAAACCGTTCCAGTTGACCATAGTCAGTGATTGATATTTACCGCGTTCAATCATGCTTGTTCCTCATTATTTGACTCATTATGGCTTTGCTCATCACCAGCGTGCTCATCAGAGCTTGTTTCATTGTAGCTAGGCTCATCAAGCAAACTGCCTTGTTGTACTTCTTCTGAAGGGATCGCTTCACCGTCTCTAATTAAGCGTATTTGCGCTTGCTGCACATCATCACCGACTCGAACATCAGCGCCAAAGCGAAATACCGCTTCGCTGATGCGGAATTTTTCGCCTTCACCTATTGGCAATAGCATGCCCAGACGTTTCAATCTGCGCAGAGAAGTGCGCACTTTGTCGTACAGTTTTTCTTTATCTAAATCGGTACCAGTCGCTTTGTTAGTAACAAACTTCATCAAAGTGCGATGGTCGGCAATAGAAAGCAGTTCATCAAACATTTCTTGGTTGCTGAATATGCCTTCTTGCGCCAGACGCTCAGGGCTTAGATAAAGGAAACACAATACTTTGCCCACCAGCATATCTAACTCAGAGAGGACGCTGCGGCTAATTAAGGTGGTTGAACGTGGACGCAAGTAGAAGAAACCTTCTGGCGCGCGCACCAATTCGGTGTTGTATCTTTGGTAGAACAGCATCAAGTCTGTTTCAAAGTCGCACAGCAGTGCATGATTATCCATGTCGTCTTGAGTAATATGACGACCAGAGCGAAGTAAGCTATCTAACGCTGGAAACAGCGGATTTGCTATCGCTCGAACCAGATTCTCTGGCATATATGTATCAGAATTTATTGATGACATTCGCTTGTACCTTTGCGCCATATTCGTTAATTGATTGCCAATCCGGCTGTATTGCTGCGTAGTCTTGCTCTGAGTAACCCAAGCGCACCGCTTGGTCTACCACTAATCGAGCCAGATCAAAGTGACTTGCCTGTGCGTGAGTGGCGAGATAGTTACGCAGCACTTCACCAAGGTCGATTTTAGCCCCTTGATCTTTATGACGTTTCAACATGGCTGTGACTTGTTCGGCCAACTCATTGCTGACCTGTTGCATTTCTTGATATTCCACTTCTGGCGGTAATTGCCCCAAGGCTTCATCGTTTTTCAGAACCAGAGATTCATCTCTTAGATCTCGTAAACGCTCCGCATCGGCAAAGGTCAGTAGCCAAGAATTGGAACCAAAATCTTGAATAGATTGACGCAGTCGTTGACTGAACGCTCGATTCTTATCCATATCAATCGCAGTACGGATAAATTTATGCACGTGACGGTCATAGCCTATCCATAAATCTATTGATTGTTGCCCCCAACTGATGATGCGATCGAGCTTAACTTGCAGGCTAAATAACACCGCATCGATGTAATCTAAATCTTCTTTGCCATACACCAATTGTTGTAAGGTCAATAATTGAGATTGCAACTCGTCACCTGCCGCTTGCAAGGAAGATTGCAGCTCAGTTAAGGTATTTGAGGTAGCAGAAAGCAAGTCTTCACAGTGGATGATCGCTTCACGCCAATCTTGGTTTAATAGCTCGGCAATCTCAGCTTTAACTTGATGCTGCTCTTCATCCATGACCCTTTGGTTTAAATCAATTTGGTCAAAAATTTCCGCAACTGAAAACTTCAATGTGCCGTATATGTCTCTGCGCCAACCTTCATCGGTTGGCGTCTGCTCAGCGGTTGCCACTACATTTGCCAGCTCTTTACCGGCTAAAGTCAGTTGGATAGACAATTTCAATTTTGAAAATTGGCGATGGCGCAAGTAATACTCAGAGATACCTACCGCAAGGGGCGAAAGGCGATAAATGCTGCTTCCGTCTTGTCCTTCACTGGTAAATCGACTCAGTAATCTCTGCGCAACTAAACTGTTGATGGCATTGTTGGCTTTAAACGCGATGTTGCTGACGCTCGCATCGCCATTAAATTCTCGTTGGACAATAGCAAATGCATCATGCAATTCGCCTTCTCCTAACTCTTCATCAAAACGTTCACGACTGAGTAGCGCTATCGCAACTAAAAAACTCAGATGTTCACTATTGAGGTTAAGGGAGAAATCGTGCTGTTTAACCCACCCGACCAGTTCATCGACTGTGACTTGATCGTCATGTTGCCCTTCTTGGGAGAGTTGACTCATTCAGTTCCCTACTGTCATTTCTTTTTGAACCCATAC is a genomic window of Vibrio neonatus containing:
- the cmoA gene encoding carboxy-S-adenosyl-L-methionine synthase CmoA — translated: MSTDKIFSAPIEKIGDFTFDERVAEVFPDMIQRSVPGYSNIISAIGMLAERFATEGSNLYDLGCSLGAATLSMRRNITADNCHIIAVDNSSAMVERCKLHINAYKAKTPVDIREADIREIEIRDASVVVLNFTLQFLSPDDRQKLLEKIYQGLLPGGILILSEKFIFEDQTSHELLIDLHHDFKRANGYSELEISQKRSAIEHVMLPDKIDTHKKRFADIGFSSSEVWFQCFNFGSMFAIK
- a CDS encoding AraC family transcriptional regulator; the protein is MTKNKIKTLLEKQLSEDGLHETGINGVRLFKVSESIQCAPAVYEPTVIAIVSGTKEAILDGNKHLYDNAKYMCCTMSLPVEAGTPNASPENPLLGVSITLDSKVMTELALEMENVAGSVKAPRGAELPKGLSFATWDDAFCDALLRLLQLGDNSVDSAILGESRLRELYYAVLKGEAGASVRRSFGVGNEIARSIEYLSHRLDQSVTIDELASKVGMSRAVFHRKFKQATSLSPIQFMKSMRLNNAAMNIATGMNVNEAAMSVGYVSSSQFSREFKRLYGQSPKQWVSSQGRLGMMA
- a CDS encoding SDR family oxidoreductase, which gives rise to MTTKQFGPKGWTPELMHSLKGKTYLITGANTGAGFEASRILLSKGAQVVMLNRNPSKSVAAIEALKAQLGADAKVSFITLDLSKLDSVRKAAAQILESVPQIDALICNGAIAQVAKQEFTADGFESQLGVNHYGHFLLCGMLFERIDASHGRIVVVGSEGYKMGIQKIQFDDMNWDNNYHPNNTYCHSKLAQMMFGYELQNRIKQANKNVQVYVCHPGASKTSLINNKANGITRIAFSLMAMTPIVQSAEKGAYPELMCATQDNLSEQAYYGPTGFNYWVGAVDQRQIESFVKDQASAQRLWALSEQETGFEFSL
- a CDS encoding TIGR02647 family protein, whose product is MKFNQLLVDELNLLMQFNLDSAATGIKVRSDACEATQVAIKSLFEKGLCTLSDGGYLTDQGVEIAESADKILRALSH
- a CDS encoding NAD-dependent epimerase/dehydratase family protein; this translates as MAPVLIIGAGWLGRPLAKQLSASHHQVHVTNSQLDTVKQSLAEGLHAHHLSLPLNASHSLTDLLQQLNIDTIIGCFTPGFRRTATPNWDSYAQNWQQICQSAKQAKINKIIMISSTAVYPAVAKSMQESDADFAQSIVDNQFSEKSRALLKAEQQVLDSGLDYAVIRCSGLIDQHRHPSRFATRLRSVSRHAPANMLHKDDAIGVIEFTLNKVTNRVLNASTPDTCDKAQFYQAAIAARQLDIALPEIIDTPDKRIDSTLSQKLGYQYRYQHTLDLL
- the mukB gene encoding chromosome partition protein MukB, whose protein sequence is MIERGKYQSLTMVNWNGFFARTFDIDGLVTTLSGGNGAGKSTTMAAFITTLIPDQSLLHFRNTTEAGSSQASRDKGLYGKLQPGVCYAALEVVNSRNQRLVFAVKLQQIAGRDKKVDIKPFLIQGLPSSIKAANLFIETINDTQAKVCQLNEVKERVAEIEGAQFKAFNSITDYHAQMFDFGVVPKKLRNSSDRSKFYRLIEASLYGGISSTITRSLRDYLLPQNGGVKKAFQDMEAALRENRTTLEAIKNTQADRDLFKHLLTESTNYVAADYMRHANQRRSKLESTLAMRAELFGNRQQIIDNNALLNSTQQQLEAVVEEYSALEQDHQSAVDYVQLVQNALQQQQKIARYEDDLVELSERLEEQIMVVEEAQELLIAAEEQSTLTEEEVDSLKSQLADYQQALDVQQTRALQYQQAIKAFAEARELCGLDIDSVDEIPAIVSELTEQQQSQTQQILSLKHKLDINSAGVEQFNHAFELVKKLDDTCSRQQAASFAKSALAKAVSANNDVSQLPHWQSQKQALSSALAKQKAVCALVTEYQQQFASQLADEADLEIEHERQALAIETAEQNIESGRDNLIEMRRNEQQINSEIARFESIAPSWIKANDTLMKIAEQTDAELIDAQSVMASMQQVLETEKALLSSKDAIAIRRTQVDKEIEALGAPGGANDARLKALADSLGGVLLSEIYDDITLDDAPYFSAMYGPARHAIVVSDMSGIKERLVEFDDCPDDVYLLEGDVDAFDDSQFEVEEFEGAVCVQVSDKQLRFSRFPKVPLFGRAARESRLDTLREERDQLIEDYAKASFDAQKAQRLYQAFNDFVANHAQVAFEDDPEDSIRELRSQRSALTEQLSKLQASESEHKITLAKAKKALSALDKISPSLHLLEDISLAERLEEVEHKLEALTESKRYLDKCGKTLQQLEPIVDALDADPEQFDAIQAEYEALDKALQQNKTKSFALSNVLGRKAHFAYQDSVQLLDKSNELSDQLKLKLVSAEAAKERAKEGLKQAQKQFQQYNQLLATLKSSHQAKSETVQEFRQELSDAGVTLDDGILERAQSRKENLHQRIETSRTAQSQMQKTLTATEMELRTATKALKKQQKEYNELRTFVVTAKAGWCSVLKLAREHDVERRLHKRELAYLSEGELRSMSDKSLGALRLAVANEDDLRDSLRASEDTAYPERKVLFYIAVYQYLRERIRQDIIRTDDPVEAIEEMEVELARLTEELNQRETRLAISSESVSSIIKKTIQREQNRIRILNQGLSNIHFGQVKGVRLNVQIRESHQVLLDSLASPDKAHQQLFDNSRLTFSEAMAKLFQRVNPHIDMGQRSPQVLGEELLDYRNYLEMGVEVNRGSEGWLQAESGALSTGEAIGTGQSILLMVVQSWEEESRRLRSKDIVPCRLLFLDEAARLDAKSIATLFELCDRLNMQLLIAAPENISPEKGTTYKLVRKVFKDHEHVHVVGLRGFGQKSLDSQQIDEAEVI
- the mukE gene encoding chromosome partition protein MukE, whose protein sequence is MSSINSDTYMPENLVRAIANPLFPALDSLLRSGRHITQDDMDNHALLCDFETDLMLFYQRYNTELVRAPEGFFYLRPRSTTLISRSVLSELDMLVGKVLCFLYLSPERLAQEGIFSNQEMFDELLSIADHRTLMKFVTNKATGTDLDKEKLYDKVRTSLRRLKRLGMLLPIGEGEKFRISEAVFRFGADVRVGDDVQQAQIRLIRDGEAIPSEEVQQGSLLDEPSYNETSSDEHAGDEQSHNESNNEEQA
- the mukF gene encoding chromosome partition protein MukF, coding for MSQLSQEGQHDDQVTVDELVGWVKQHDFSLNLNSEHLSFLVAIALLSRERFDEELGEGELHDAFAIVQREFNGDASVSNIAFKANNAINSLVAQRLLSRFTSEGQDGSSIYRLSPLAVGISEYYLRHRQFSKLKLSIQLTLAGKELANVVATAEQTPTDEGWRRDIYGTLKFSVAEIFDQIDLNQRVMDEEQHQVKAEIAELLNQDWREAIIHCEDLLSATSNTLTELQSSLQAAGDELQSQLLTLQQLVYGKEDLDYIDAVLFSLQVKLDRIISWGQQSIDLWIGYDRHVHKFIRTAIDMDKNRAFSQRLRQSIQDFGSNSWLLTFADAERLRDLRDESLVLKNDEALGQLPPEVEYQEMQQVSNELAEQVTAMLKRHKDQGAKIDLGEVLRNYLATHAQASHFDLARLVVDQAVRLGYSEQDYAAIQPDWQSINEYGAKVQANVINKF